One Porphyromonas pogonae genomic region harbors:
- a CDS encoding cytochrome ubiquinol oxidase subunit I produces MHLEALLNWSRAQFALTAMYHWLFVPLTLGLGVIMAIAETKYYRTGETFWKESAKFWQKLFGINFAIGVATGIILEFEFGTNWSNYSWFVGDIFGAPLAIEGILAFFMEATFIAVMFFGWGKVSKGFHLTSTWLTIIGATLSAIWILIANAWMQNPVGMKFNPETVRSEMENFWAVALSPTAMVKFWHTATSCWTLGAVFALAICSWYLIRKKNVGFALRNAKMIAPFGLLAAVLTAVTGDSSAYDIAQHQPMKLAAMEALYDGGQTNAQGRNADGKGTPLSMFGILNTKKTIGNDGVDPYAFNIPFPGMLSLMATRTVDGFVPGIDNILDGGYVKQDGTVALSADSMMSRGQVAIGALKDFSEAKAKNDKVTMESSRKTLEDNFNYFGYGYLKDKSQLVPNVPMIYYSFRLMVGAGIIFILLFILTWIFASKPDKFRSQKWFHIVALFCLPLVYMASQSGWIVAEVGRQPWAIQGLLPVQAAISKLEVSSVKVTFFLFFILFTILLIAEIKIMIEAIKQGPTQENSNH; encoded by the coding sequence ATGCACTTAGAAGCTTTACTCAATTGGTCCAGGGCTCAGTTTGCTCTGACCGCAATGTATCATTGGCTGTTTGTCCCGTTGACTTTGGGCTTAGGTGTCATTATGGCAATTGCCGAAACTAAGTATTATAGAACCGGAGAAACTTTCTGGAAAGAATCGGCAAAGTTTTGGCAGAAACTCTTCGGTATCAACTTTGCTATTGGAGTGGCTACAGGGATCATCCTTGAGTTTGAGTTTGGTACCAACTGGTCCAACTATAGCTGGTTTGTAGGAGATATATTCGGTGCTCCACTGGCTATCGAAGGTATCCTAGCGTTTTTTATGGAAGCTACTTTCATTGCTGTTATGTTTTTTGGATGGGGCAAAGTAAGTAAAGGTTTCCACCTTACATCTACTTGGCTCACTATTATAGGAGCAACACTTTCGGCTATATGGATTCTTATAGCCAATGCTTGGATGCAAAATCCGGTGGGCATGAAGTTCAATCCTGAGACAGTCCGCAGTGAGATGGAAAATTTTTGGGCTGTAGCATTGTCTCCTACAGCGATGGTCAAGTTTTGGCACACTGCTACTTCATGCTGGACTTTGGGCGCTGTTTTTGCCTTGGCTATCTGTTCATGGTATCTAATAAGGAAGAAAAACGTGGGCTTTGCTTTGCGTAATGCCAAAATGATCGCTCCTTTTGGCCTTTTGGCAGCTGTCCTTACAGCCGTAACAGGTGACTCTTCTGCCTATGACATTGCTCAGCATCAACCTATGAAACTTGCTGCGATGGAGGCCCTTTACGATGGAGGCCAAACTAATGCACAAGGCCGTAATGCTGACGGCAAAGGTACTCCCCTCAGCATGTTTGGTATTCTTAATACCAAAAAGACTATCGGCAATGACGGAGTTGATCCTTATGCTTTCAATATTCCTTTTCCCGGTATGCTGTCTTTGATGGCTACCCGCACTGTTGATGGCTTTGTCCCAGGTATTGATAACATTCTCGATGGCGGATATGTAAAGCAAGACGGTACAGTGGCTCTCTCTGCAGATAGCATGATGAGTCGAGGACAAGTGGCTATAGGTGCACTCAAGGATTTTAGTGAAGCCAAAGCCAAGAATGATAAGGTAACCATGGAATCGAGTCGAAAGACACTTGAAGATAATTTTAATTATTTTGGTTATGGCTATCTCAAGGATAAAAGCCAACTAGTACCCAATGTACCTATGATTTATTACTCTTTCCGTCTGATGGTTGGAGCCGGTATAATCTTTATCCTACTCTTCATCCTTACATGGATTTTTGCATCGAAGCCTGATAAATTCAGATCTCAAAAATGGTTCCATATCGTAGCTTTGTTTTGCTTACCACTTGTCTACATGGCCAGCCAGTCCGGTTGGATTGTTGCTGAAGTAGGGCGTCAGCCATGGGCAATACAAGGACTTCTTCCTGTACAAGCGGCTATATCTAAACTCGAGGTTTCGTCCGTGAAAGTGACATTCTTCCTATTCTTTATCCTGTTTACTATCTTGCTTATTGCCGAGATTAAGATTATGATTGAAGCTATCAAACAGGGGCCGACTCAGGAAAATAGCAATCACTAA
- a CDS encoding DUF4834 family protein codes for MFYILLLVILLVYLLWPYISRWAFNKAMRTMQEKMNERARHYTDAGRRGDYDTTQSEDEKSAEKVDFDDIAKRKFEKKNSDDYVEFEEVNK; via the coding sequence ATGTTTTACATACTGTTATTAGTAATCCTGCTTGTTTATTTATTGTGGCCGTATATCAGCCGTTGGGCTTTTAATAAAGCCATGCGTACTATGCAGGAAAAAATGAATGAAAGAGCACGGCACTACACCGATGCCGGTCGTAGAGGAGATTATGATACTACACAATCAGAAGATGAAAAATCTGCCGAAAAGGTAGATTTCGATGATATAGCCAAGCGTAAATTTGAAAAAAAGAATAGTGATGACTATGTCGAGTTTGAAGAAGTAAATAAATAA
- a CDS encoding phosphatidylserine decarboxylase family protein, whose protein sequence is MTIHKEGAGLLFSMAAVLVAINTSVFAFAGGMVFPWVVLVLSSILYLLVLNFFRYQARKTPLADVPGSVMAPADGRVVVIEEVEETEHLHCRCKQISIFMSVFNIHVNWIPCNGVVEHSSHQNGKFMAAYLPKSSTDNERSTVIIRTPEGHRILVRQIAGAVAQRIVTYPQAGDVAQINDNLGFIKFGSRVDVFLPLDSEVMVTLKQNVQGNITQIARLPL, encoded by the coding sequence ATGACAATACATAAAGAAGGAGCCGGTTTGCTCTTTAGTATGGCTGCCGTATTGGTAGCGATCAATACATCAGTATTCGCTTTTGCAGGAGGTATGGTATTCCCTTGGGTAGTACTCGTCCTCTCTTCCATATTATATCTCCTTGTCCTCAATTTCTTTCGTTATCAAGCTCGTAAGACCCCGTTGGCCGATGTGCCGGGATCAGTGATGGCTCCCGCAGATGGCAGAGTGGTTGTAATTGAAGAAGTGGAGGAGACTGAGCATCTTCATTGTCGTTGTAAGCAGATATCTATATTTATGTCTGTTTTCAATATACATGTCAATTGGATTCCGTGTAATGGTGTTGTGGAGCATTCTTCTCACCAGAATGGAAAATTTATGGCGGCGTATTTACCCAAAAGCAGTACAGACAACGAAAGATCTACAGTAATCATACGCACCCCTGAAGGTCATCGCATCCTGGTGCGTCAGATAGCCGGAGCTGTAGCACAACGCATTGTCACTTATCCGCAAGCCGGTGATGTAGCTCAGATCAACGATAATTTGGGCTTTATCAAATTTGGGTCACGTGTAGATGTCTTTTTACCATTGGACTCAGAGGTAATGGTAACTCTCAAGCAAAATGTACAAGGTAATATTACTCAAATAGCTCGTCTTCCATTATAA
- a CDS encoding DUF4492 domain-containing protein: MEDLQVRKNPFKRVYHFYRQGFREMKLGRKLWAIIIIKLFIMFFVLRLFFFPNFLKQQSSDRDGQSRYVQKELIERGNE; this comes from the coding sequence ATGGAAGATTTACAGGTTCGTAAAAACCCGTTTAAGAGGGTATATCATTTTTACAGGCAGGGATTTAGGGAAATGAAACTTGGACGTAAGCTATGGGCTATTATTATTATTAAGCTCTTTATCATGTTTTTTGTACTGCGTCTGTTCTTTTTCCCCAATTTTCTGAAGCAACAATCATCTGATCGTGATGGTCAGTCCCGTTATGTTCAAAAAGAACTTATTGAACGTGGTAACGAATAA
- a CDS encoding translocation/assembly module TamB domain-containing protein has translation MAIRKRLWKRIILSIILLPIALVLLAALLLYTPPVQKWAIKLVAEKASKATGMDIKVKSLHLSFPLKIVLDDVVVVKPPQDTMLRVGELHTLISPLPLLSNDYLIPVLKLKKVRFSMSDSTGLSHTKVLINSLDAYEVSIKPDKHKAKLGNWYIDDAYVYYSSTDTVKKPEEKKDTLLWNVSLNKLDISRLKTKIIMPYDSLLLDINLPEGKLRDVKADLKEMHFKAGYLALKKAYGLYAQDSLPARKDFFDYKHIYADDLNLIAEKIDSHGSELDLRVRKGSFKERSGLVLEYLKGRYQMDSLQMSVTDISMRTSKSELYGSAQMPWNIFRGDTTAKADIGVQLSLGLEDFNRFSDKKLIALREVKGEYGGHRESKESLPPIDLTLFAKGSLTELNVDQLSMFWLTVMDFDAEGKFYNLTNDKTRAGDFKLSAGFQEQASSLLSFINKETAAKYHIPQGMTIDGDLKIKRGNYNANLLVRDRNSKLTLKGLFAQGSKTYQADILAHQFNLRRFMPKDSLGIVEATIKASGQGTDILSERSRAAIRAKVDYFNRGKMVIKDLTLDGSLKKGVMSMALNSTSSNAMLTGQIDALLNKKRIDGSMFFNVDTLDLYSLGFYGTPLSLSLQMNGEIKSDLKETHHITADITDTKLRLNGKNIDPKAIKLLVDTRPDSIKANVTAGDLYVNIGIGEGINKFKITASNLSKEINKNIESIIKEQDTNGKLSTLVRMLPTACLDINMGRENALRYYLQEKRIAFNRLDTHIKTSAQSGITGFVDVKGFMLDTLRVNSAQLLLETYRYEKTLEDVSTDLGNNRYKSKLAENITGNDSLALGLNVVINKEKYRNQKPFIATMEMLFNLQQAKAGVALYDSRNQLQHKVEALGRWDKAKYGLKITSDTLLLAYNKFKVNSENYIYLHKKDKRIQANLDLTGADSSLISLHSVDSVPGYEELHLLVQRLELSRFKDMPFMPEISGTVFTDLRFNRNGGSQSQPVITGDLSINKLKYQNKELGHIASALFYEPRDNNSHYITGEISYNGIPALMVNGIYQPQKEGSALTGTIVMEDFPLAIANPFIGKEIGTLEGIANGKIDLGGDIKAPLLTGKFNLANAWANLTPYGTRLKLDSIPIRLEESKIFFDRYKITSSADLDNPFVLNGSFVLMGNNALQTDLTLKGNNITIINTKLRHADQLVYGKLVGSTNFHVTGTAQALKVRGDMSVQGGTNCTYVVKGGTLNTNDRMSDVVTFTDFADTLFTKEPIDEKSLGGLDMVVNLHIDPSVQLRADLSSESGDFVEVIGGGDFNFTYPPYGEMSLTGKYAMVGGGNLKYTMPVVGAKKFEIDPKSYISWNGNPMNPYIDFLANQKVKANVSEGGRASQRVNFVVSVKAKETLEKLNVTFDLNAPENLSIQNILSGMNPEERGKQAIGLMATGVFLASQSSGQGFNFDHTLSSVLQSQINNMFGKVLQGTDFNLGMEVHDGADGGNVYTDYTYSFSKRFYNDRLRAVIGGKVQSGNVPTDREQTFIDNFALEYQLDQAGSQFLKIFHQRTNDNILEGELTETGGSYIFRRKLNNILDIFRKKKPSKTPVDSIPQNNKEVPDEKYANPPVITPPKD, from the coding sequence ATGGCTATACGGAAAAGACTCTGGAAACGAATCATTCTTTCTATCATACTACTCCCCATTGCACTCGTCTTATTGGCGGCATTGCTCCTTTATACCCCACCCGTACAAAAGTGGGCCATTAAATTAGTTGCCGAAAAGGCATCCAAAGCCACGGGAATGGATATCAAGGTAAAAAGCCTGCACCTCTCTTTTCCTCTCAAAATCGTACTGGACGATGTAGTGGTAGTAAAACCTCCGCAAGACACTATGCTGAGAGTGGGAGAACTGCATACTCTGATATCACCCCTGCCGCTGCTCTCCAATGACTACCTTATCCCTGTACTCAAACTCAAAAAGGTTCGCTTCTCCATGAGCGATAGTACGGGCCTGTCTCACACCAAAGTGCTCATCAACTCATTGGATGCATATGAAGTATCGATAAAGCCGGACAAGCACAAAGCGAAACTAGGCAATTGGTACATAGACGATGCCTATGTCTACTACAGTAGCACCGATACGGTGAAAAAGCCGGAGGAAAAGAAAGATACATTACTCTGGAACGTCAGTCTGAACAAACTGGATATAAGCCGCCTGAAAACCAAAATCATCATGCCGTATGACAGTTTGCTTCTGGATATCAATCTCCCTGAAGGCAAACTGCGTGATGTAAAAGCCGATTTGAAAGAAATGCATTTCAAAGCCGGATATTTGGCTCTCAAGAAAGCTTACGGCCTATATGCTCAAGATTCCTTACCTGCCCGCAAGGATTTCTTCGATTATAAGCATATCTATGCAGACGACCTCAATCTGATAGCAGAGAAGATAGATTCTCACGGCTCTGAACTCGATCTTAGAGTAAGGAAAGGGAGTTTCAAAGAACGTAGCGGTCTTGTTCTGGAGTATCTCAAGGGAAGATATCAGATGGATTCGCTACAAATGTCTGTGACCGACATCTCAATGCGCACCTCGAAATCAGAGTTATACGGATCTGCCCAAATGCCTTGGAATATTTTCCGTGGTGATACTACAGCCAAAGCAGACATCGGCGTACAGCTTTCATTGGGGCTTGAAGACTTCAATCGATTTTCCGACAAAAAGCTCATAGCTCTAAGAGAAGTAAAAGGCGAATACGGAGGTCACAGGGAATCCAAAGAGTCTTTACCACCCATTGATCTCACGCTATTTGCAAAAGGATCGCTTACCGAGCTCAACGTAGATCAGCTGTCTATGTTTTGGCTCACTGTAATGGACTTTGATGCCGAAGGTAAGTTTTACAATCTGACCAATGATAAAACTCGAGCAGGAGACTTCAAACTCAGTGCAGGTTTTCAGGAGCAGGCCTCATCATTACTGTCTTTTATTAATAAGGAGACAGCTGCCAAATACCACATTCCGCAAGGGATGACCATCGATGGGGATCTGAAGATCAAGCGGGGCAATTATAACGCTAACCTGCTTGTAAGAGACCGCAACTCTAAGCTCACCCTGAAGGGGTTATTTGCCCAAGGAAGCAAAACATATCAGGCCGATATCCTGGCGCATCAATTCAATCTGCGACGCTTTATGCCCAAAGATTCACTTGGTATCGTAGAGGCCACGATCAAAGCTTCAGGGCAAGGTACAGATATCTTGAGCGAGCGTTCACGTGCAGCTATAAGAGCCAAGGTAGACTATTTCAACCGCGGTAAAATGGTAATCAAAGACCTCACATTGGACGGCTCACTGAAGAAAGGTGTAATGAGTATGGCACTCAACAGCACAAGCTCCAATGCGATGCTCACGGGACAGATAGATGCACTCCTCAATAAAAAGAGGATAGATGGCTCTATGTTTTTCAATGTTGACACCTTGGATTTGTATAGCCTCGGATTTTACGGCACACCGCTCAGTCTTTCTTTGCAGATGAACGGCGAGATCAAAAGCGACCTCAAAGAAACACACCATATCACGGCTGATATCACAGACACAAAGCTACGCCTCAATGGGAAGAATATAGATCCCAAAGCAATCAAACTATTGGTAGATACACGCCCCGATAGTATCAAAGCCAATGTCACAGCCGGAGATTTATATGTAAATATAGGGATTGGTGAAGGAATCAATAAGTTTAAGATCACCGCCAGCAATCTCTCCAAGGAGATCAACAAAAACATTGAATCTATCATCAAGGAACAAGATACCAACGGCAAACTTTCCACACTTGTCAGGATGCTACCTACGGCCTGCCTTGATATAAACATGGGACGTGAAAATGCTTTACGATACTACTTGCAAGAGAAAAGAATTGCCTTCAACCGCTTAGACACACATATCAAAACATCTGCGCAAAGCGGCATCACAGGCTTTGTGGATGTCAAAGGATTTATGCTCGATACCTTGAGAGTCAACTCTGCCCAGTTGCTTCTGGAGACCTACCGCTATGAGAAAACATTGGAAGATGTATCTACCGATCTGGGCAACAACCGCTATAAATCCAAGCTTGCCGAAAATATTACAGGCAACGATAGCTTGGCGTTAGGACTCAATGTTGTGATCAACAAAGAAAAGTATCGCAACCAAAAGCCATTTATAGCTACAATGGAAATGCTGTTTAATCTGCAACAGGCAAAGGCTGGAGTGGCATTATACGATAGTCGCAACCAACTGCAACACAAAGTAGAGGCATTGGGCAGATGGGACAAAGCTAAATACGGACTCAAGATTACAAGTGACACGCTCCTTTTGGCTTATAATAAGTTTAAAGTCAATAGTGAAAACTACATTTATCTTCACAAAAAGGACAAACGCATACAAGCCAATCTGGATCTCACCGGAGCAGATAGCAGCTTGATAAGTTTACACTCTGTAGACAGCGTACCGGGCTACGAAGAATTACATTTGCTGGTACAACGCTTGGAGCTAAGCAGGTTCAAAGACATGCCATTCATGCCAGAGATAAGCGGGACTGTATTTACAGACCTGCGATTCAACCGCAATGGCGGCTCACAGAGCCAGCCGGTAATCACAGGGGATCTTTCTATCAACAAACTCAAATACCAAAACAAAGAATTGGGGCACATCGCTTCGGCTTTGTTCTATGAACCTCGCGACAACAACTCTCATTATATCACAGGTGAAATAAGCTACAATGGTATACCGGCTTTGATGGTCAATGGTATTTACCAACCGCAAAAAGAAGGTTCCGCACTCACCGGCACCATAGTCATGGAGGACTTCCCTCTTGCCATTGCCAATCCTTTTATCGGGAAAGAAATAGGAACGCTGGAAGGTATAGCCAACGGAAAGATCGATCTCGGCGGAGACATAAAAGCACCATTGCTCACGGGTAAATTCAATCTCGCAAATGCATGGGCCAATCTCACTCCCTACGGCACACGACTCAAGCTGGACAGTATACCTATTCGCCTGGAAGAATCAAAGATATTCTTTGACCGATACAAAATCACGTCTTCTGCCGATCTTGACAATCCTTTTGTCCTCAACGGCTCGTTTGTTCTGATGGGAAACAATGCTTTGCAAACCGATCTTACACTCAAAGGCAATAATATAACTATCATCAATACAAAACTACGCCATGCCGACCAGCTGGTCTATGGCAAGCTTGTAGGCTCGACCAACTTCCATGTAACCGGTACGGCACAAGCTCTCAAGGTGAGAGGAGATATGTCTGTACAAGGAGGTACCAATTGCACCTATGTAGTCAAGGGAGGTACACTCAATACCAATGACCGCATGTCGGATGTAGTGACCTTTACCGACTTTGCCGATACGCTTTTCACCAAAGAGCCCATAGACGAAAAGTCATTGGGTGGATTAGATATGGTGGTCAATCTTCATATCGATCCATCGGTGCAGCTCCGTGCAGACTTGTCCAGCGAGTCTGGTGACTTTGTAGAAGTAATAGGAGGCGGTGATTTCAACTTTACTTATCCTCCCTATGGCGAAATGAGCCTTACCGGCAAATATGCCATGGTGGGCGGTGGTAACCTCAAATACACTATGCCTGTAGTAGGGGCAAAGAAGTTTGAGATAGACCCCAAAAGCTATATTTCATGGAACGGCAACCCGATGAATCCTTATATTGATTTCCTTGCAAACCAAAAGGTAAAAGCTAACGTGAGTGAAGGCGGACGAGCGTCTCAGCGTGTCAACTTCGTCGTGAGTGTCAAGGCCAAGGAGACTTTGGAAAAACTGAATGTGACTTTCGACCTCAATGCCCCCGAAAATCTTTCTATACAAAACATCCTGAGCGGGATGAATCCTGAAGAAAGAGGTAAGCAGGCTATAGGGCTCATGGCTACAGGCGTATTCCTTGCTTCCCAAAGTTCAGGACAAGGCTTCAACTTTGACCATACACTATCCAGTGTATTGCAGTCGCAGATCAACAACATGTTTGGTAAAGTACTGCAAGGCACCGACTTCAACCTGGGTATGGAAGTACATGACGGAGCCGATGGCGGGAATGTATACACAGACTACACCTACTCATTCAGCAAGAGATTCTACAATGATCGTCTACGAGCTGTGATAGGAGGTAAGGTACAGTCAGGCAATGTACCCACAGACAGGGAGCAGACTTTTATAGACAACTTCGCCCTGGAGTACCAACTTGATCAAGCAGGATCTCAGTTCCTCAAAATATTCCACCAACGCACCAACGATAACATCCTCGAAGGTGAGCTGACCGAAACAGGTGGTAGCTATATTTTCCGTCGTAAGCTCAATAATATCTTGGACATCTTCAGGAAGAAGAAACCCTCAAAAACTCCGGTTGATTCCATCCCTCAAAATAATAAGGAAGTTCCTGATGAGAAGTATGCCAACCCTCCGGTGATAACTCCCCCTAAAGACTAA
- the tamL gene encoding translocation and assembly module lipoprotein TamL, which yields MRRKNKHILLTRVLAALFAGGIAAGCSVTQNLPEGQQLYIGVKKIKIEDEDRSAHGQKAIASAEKPLLVPPNNALFGSAKMRSPLPPIGLLIYNKYVNDSTRLGKWIFKRFGSKPIFISDINPPTRSIVATNILHEYGYLNAEIRDSVITMRKDSLQAKVSYFIKMNKPYTYDSIEYLPPIRLANGDTLNHKEISVLKKGGYFMLDDMITDRKEITHILRDNGYYYFRAKDVAFEADTLITPNKVHLRTLFAPNLPAQAKKPWKIGNINVQIWSEKDLKENLKLKDSTVLDNKITVYHNGKLPFRKKVLQHRIRLNSNDFYSQTNQENTLMSLTNLGTLAGTEFLFRPRNPKEIEERSEDKKEKKAGGETNIEEMKADTIPGILDLTMILRKDRPLDLSLEALFKFKSNNYIGPGANVGISRSNVFGGGEVLALNLYGSYEWLTGQSSSNEKSFNVNSYQLGADLGLTFPALLFPKFTDKYYPYPTSTTFKISASTLNRARFFSMNSFGLSIAYDFKPNGLVNHRIVPLSLAYNKLGHQTERFRELMAQNPALMLSFRSQFIPQMAYYFTFDNYLNGNANQHLWLRCSFSQAGNLLNLGYLAAGKKYNDTKKLFGVPFAQFVKGTAEVRYTHRMDRNQSLAFRFGTGAIYSYGNMKSAPYNELFYVGGANSIRAFTVRSLGPGKYIPTGKSRYSYIDQVGDFKLETNIEYRIKLVGALEAAAFLDAGNVWLLRKDEQRPGGALSEIKGAKDFFKQIALGTGAGLRYDLSYLVIRFDAGIGLHLPYETSRKGFYNIPKFKDGLGLHLAVGYPF from the coding sequence ATGAGACGCAAAAACAAACATATCTTACTTACCAGAGTCCTTGCAGCCTTATTTGCAGGAGGCATAGCGGCAGGGTGTTCCGTAACCCAAAACTTGCCCGAAGGACAGCAACTGTATATTGGAGTCAAAAAAATAAAGATTGAAGATGAAGATCGCAGTGCTCATGGACAAAAAGCAATAGCATCAGCGGAGAAGCCACTATTGGTTCCCCCCAACAATGCTTTGTTCGGTAGTGCCAAAATGCGGTCACCTCTCCCCCCCATAGGTTTGCTTATATATAACAAATATGTCAACGACTCCACAAGACTGGGGAAATGGATATTCAAGCGTTTTGGCAGCAAACCCATTTTCATTTCTGATATCAATCCTCCCACACGCTCCATTGTTGCCACCAATATTCTGCATGAATATGGTTACCTCAATGCTGAGATCAGAGACAGTGTGATCACTATGCGTAAGGACTCGTTACAGGCCAAAGTGTCTTATTTCATCAAGATGAATAAGCCCTACACTTATGACTCGATAGAATACCTCCCTCCCATACGCCTTGCCAATGGAGACACGCTCAATCACAAAGAAATATCAGTATTGAAAAAAGGCGGATATTTCATGCTGGATGATATGATCACGGACAGGAAAGAGATTACACATATCTTGCGTGACAACGGATATTACTACTTCCGAGCCAAAGATGTAGCCTTCGAAGCCGACACACTCATTACCCCCAACAAAGTACACCTACGCACGCTATTTGCGCCCAACCTCCCAGCTCAAGCCAAAAAACCGTGGAAGATAGGGAACATCAATGTACAGATATGGAGTGAAAAAGACTTGAAAGAAAACCTCAAGCTCAAAGACTCTACGGTGCTCGACAACAAGATTACAGTCTATCACAACGGCAAGCTTCCCTTCCGCAAAAAAGTATTACAGCACCGCATCAGGCTCAATAGTAATGATTTTTACAGCCAGACCAATCAGGAAAATACCTTGATGTCGCTCACCAATTTGGGTACGCTGGCAGGGACAGAGTTTCTTTTCCGCCCACGTAACCCGAAAGAGATAGAGGAGCGCTCCGAGGATAAAAAAGAAAAGAAGGCAGGGGGAGAAACCAATATAGAGGAAATGAAAGCCGATACTATCCCGGGGATTCTTGACCTCACCATGATTCTTCGCAAAGACCGCCCACTGGATTTATCTTTGGAGGCTCTGTTCAAATTCAAAAGCAACAACTATATCGGCCCCGGAGCCAATGTAGGGATTTCACGTAGCAATGTTTTTGGAGGAGGAGAGGTACTGGCTCTCAATCTATATGGGTCATATGAGTGGCTTACGGGTCAAAGTTCGTCCAACGAAAAATCATTCAATGTCAATAGTTACCAACTGGGGGCAGACCTCGGGCTCACGTTTCCGGCTTTGCTTTTCCCAAAATTCACGGACAAGTACTATCCCTACCCTACATCCACTACCTTTAAGATCAGTGCGTCGACACTCAACAGAGCTCGATTCTTCAGTATGAATTCTTTCGGGCTCAGCATAGCCTATGACTTCAAGCCCAATGGACTGGTCAATCACCGCATTGTACCTCTCAGTCTGGCATACAACAAGCTAGGTCATCAAACAGAAAGATTCAGGGAGCTTATGGCACAAAACCCTGCGCTGATGCTTAGCTTCAGGAGCCAGTTTATCCCGCAGATGGCTTATTATTTTACCTTCGACAATTATCTCAACGGTAATGCTAATCAACACTTATGGCTCAGATGCAGCTTCTCACAAGCAGGTAATCTGCTCAATCTGGGTTATCTCGCAGCCGGTAAGAAATACAATGATACCAAGAAGCTTTTTGGGGTTCCCTTCGCACAGTTCGTAAAAGGTACGGCAGAAGTACGCTACACCCATCGGATGGATCGTAACCAGAGCTTGGCTTTCCGATTTGGCACCGGAGCGATCTACAGCTATGGCAATATGAAGTCAGCCCCGTACAACGAGCTCTTTTATGTAGGGGGAGCCAATAGTATACGTGCATTTACGGTGAGGAGTTTGGGACCGGGTAAATACATCCCCACCGGCAAAAGCCGATATTCTTATATCGACCAAGTGGGGGATTTCAAACTGGAAACGAACATCGAATACCGTATCAAACTTGTGGGTGCGTTGGAAGCAGCTGCCTTCCTCGATGCCGGCAATGTGTGGTTACTGCGCAAGGACGAACAACGTCCCGGTGGAGCTCTCAGCGAAATCAAGGGAGCCAAAGACTTTTTCAAGCAAATAGCTTTGGGTACTGGTGCAGGATTGCGCTATGACCTCAGCTATCTTGTAATCCGCTTTGATGCCGGTATAGGGCTGCATCTTCCTTACGAAACCTCTCGAAAAGGATTTTACAATATCCCCAAATTCAAGGATGGATTGGGACTACACCTTGCCGTGGGATACCCCTTCTGA
- the pssA gene encoding CDP-diacylglycerol--serine O-phosphatidyltransferase yields the protein MNIKKHIPNAITCMNLLSGVLSIICVLWLNSVQWAIALIILAAVFDFFDGLAARALHVSSPIGKDLDSLADVVSFGVAPSILLFYVLQLSGNLYLALPSLLIGVFAALRLAKFNNDTRQTTSFIGLPVPSNALFWIGLSSMLYQHPFALSPYFLFPVMYIFILLFCWFMISEIPMFSFKIHGLGFKGNESRYALIILSVISIGVFHLGGFAPAVLLYILLSVIGEKKN from the coding sequence ATGAACATCAAAAAACATATCCCTAACGCGATCACCTGTATGAATCTTTTGTCAGGTGTGTTGTCTATAATCTGTGTTTTGTGGCTAAACTCCGTTCAGTGGGCTATTGCCCTTATTATCCTTGCGGCTGTATTTGATTTTTTCGATGGCTTGGCTGCCAGAGCTCTGCATGTTTCGTCACCTATCGGCAAAGATTTGGACTCTTTGGCAGATGTAGTGAGTTTTGGAGTGGCACCCTCCATCTTACTTTTTTATGTTTTACAGCTTTCCGGTAATCTTTATCTTGCATTACCTTCTCTTCTTATAGGAGTTTTTGCAGCTCTCCGCTTGGCAAAGTTCAATAACGATACACGTCAGACCACCTCTTTTATAGGTCTTCCCGTCCCGTCCAATGCTTTATTCTGGATCGGTTTGTCGTCTATGCTCTATCAGCATCCTTTTGCTTTGTCTCCTTATTTTCTTTTCCCTGTCATGTACATTTTTATTTTGTTATTCTGTTGGTTCATGATTAGTGAGATCCCTATGTTTTCATTCAAAATTCACGGGTTGGGTTTCAAAGGCAATGAAAGCAGATACGCTTTGATTATTTTGAGCGTTATATCTATAGGAGTATTTCATCTTGGCGGATTTGCGCCGGCTGTATTACTTTATATATTACTGTCGGTTATTGGTGAGAAGAAAAACTAA